CGGGCCGCGACCGCGCTGGCGCCGGGCGGCCGGTTCCACGCGATCTTCCTGACCCGCACCTCGGTCCTGCGGGACCTGCTCAAGCGCGGCCGGTTCACGGAGATGACCGCCCTGACCGGCGGCGGATACCTCGACCACGGCCGCTACGAGCCGCTGCCTGCGGTGTCGGCCGACGACTACATGCCGCCCACCCGCACCCACCGCCTCACCGAGGCCGAGGACCTGCTGGCCGCGGCCGGACTGGAGGTCACCGACCGGTACTCGCTGGAGGGCGTCGCGGCGTGGATGCGCCCGTACGTCGACCAGGCGGCCGCCGACCAGGAGGCGTTCACCGCGCTGAGCCGCGCGGTGCGGGAGACCACCCAGGCGGGCGAACTCCTCGAGGCGGGTGATCACTTCCTGCTGTCCGCCGCACCGGCCGGACTGCCGCGCCCGCGCCCCCGGACCCGCACCGGGGCGGGACGGGCGGACCTCGTCGGGCGCCACCGCGGCGTGCTGGCCGGCGCCGACGGCCGCATCACCTTCGCCCCGGCCCTCATCCGCCACGGCGGCCGCCGCCTGCTGGCCGTGACCACCGGCCCGGCCGACGCCCGTACCTACATCCCTCGGCAGTTGCCCGGCCGCGCCCCCGAGCCGTGGTACACCGGCGGCCGCAACCGCATCGTCCTCACTGCCCTGCCCGAGCCCGGCGGGCCGGTGTCCCTGGACGGTGCCCGGCCGCTGCCGGTCCCGGACGGCTGCGACGACGTCACCGGCGTGAGCCTGGTCGTCCACCAGGAGGCGCTGCACGCCTACTTCAGCGCCCGGCCCGACGGCGGGGCCTGGTCGATCTACCGCACCGTCAGCCGCGACGGCGGAACCACCTGGGCCGCCCCCCACCTCGCCCTCGCCCCCGCCGCCGAGGACGGGGCGAGCGACGGCGAGCACGTGCTGCTGCCGGCCGTGCTACACCGCGGCGGCGCCTGGTGGATGTGGTACGCCGGACGCGACGGCCACCACCGGCGCATCCACCTGGCCACCTCCACCGACGGCATCGTCTGGCAGCGCAACGGCGTCGTCGTCACCACCGGCCCGGCCGGCGCCCCGGACGCGTACGCCGCCGACTGCCCCGCCGTCGCCGCGAGTTCCGACGGCGGCCTGCTGATGGTCTACGGCGCCGGCACCTCCCGCTCGTTGGCGGCCGCGCACTCCCGCGACGGCCTGACCTGGCGGCCGCTGGGCGCCGTCCTGCACCGCGGCGGCCCCGGCAGCCCGGACTCCCGCTACGCCTTCTATCCCGCGCTGCTGCCCGAGGGAGGCGGCCGGATCCGGCTGCTGTACGCGGGCGAGGACGACCAGGCGCGCTGGACGGTGCTGGACGCCGGTGTGCTGGACGCCGCGCTGCTGGCCGAGCGTCCCGCTCCACTGCCGCTGACCGACGAGATCGCAGCCGCCGTCGACCGCGTCCGCGACGAGGTGCCCGCCCCGTACTGGGAGATCCCGGAGGACTGCCACGCCCCCGCGCCCGCCTACGCCTCCCCCGACGGGGCGCTGGCCCAGCTGCGGCCGAGCAGCACGCCGGTGTTCGCCGCCCGCACGACCGCGGGCACGGTCGTGGTCAAGCCCGGTCGCGGCCGGGCCTTCGCCGAACGGGAGCACACCGGTCTGCAGGCCCTCGCCCGGCATCTGCCCGTGCCTGCCACCGCGCTGCACTACCGCGGCGAGGACGCGACGCTGGTCTCCCAGGCCGTGGACGGCATCCCCCTGCGGGACCTGGCCGCCACCGACCCGGGGCGATTCCTGACGGTCCTGGGCGAGGTAGCCGCCCGGCTGGTCCACGGCGCCACCGCGACGCTGACCCCCCGCCGGGAGGACGACGTCGACCACTCGCTCCAGACCCCCGCGGTGCTGTCCGGCTGGGTGGAGGACCTCGCCCACCGGCTGCGGCCCTGGGCCGACCACACCCTTCACCTCAACGGCGCACCGACCCACCTCAGTTGCCGCTCCCTCATCCACCTCGCGCGCCGCTCCCTCACCCCGGCCGCCCCGGGCGGCTGGCTCGTCCACGCCACCGGCGACCTCCACCTGGGCAACGTCCTCGTCCACCCGACCGAGCCGCGCTGGTGGGTGATCGACGCCGAGTTCGCCGGCATGCACGACCTCGACCAGACACTGGCCAAGCTGGCCGGCTCCTGCCTGAAGCACACCGGCCTGCTCGCCGACGCCGCGGTCCGCGAACACCGCGGCGTCCTTCAGGTCACCTGCCCACTGGCCGAACCGTTGGGGGGACAGCTCCTCGAAACGACCTGGCTGCTGGACCGGTTCGACGGCCTGCCCCTGGACCGGGCCCGGATCCTCGGCCTGCTCATGCCGGACTTGTACTTCCGCCTCACCCGCGACGAGAACGCCCCCGCCGCCGCCGAGGGCCTGGCTGCCCTCGCGCTGGCCGCTCGGATGACCGGCCACGGAGCAGCCCAGTGACCCCCACCCCCCACCAGCCGCTCGTGCCGCCGATGCCCGCGGTCACCACCGTCCTGTTCGACATCGACAACACCCTGATCCCCACCCGCGCGATCTGGCAGCACGCCCTGGACACCGTCGCCACCCGACTCGCCGGCGCCCACCCCGGCGTGAGCGCGGCCGTCATCGCCTCCACCTACGTGCACACCTCCGACCGGCTGTGGGGCGACTACGACCGCGCCCTGGCCCCGCTCGGCTCGCACACCGCCGCCCGCCGCCACGTCTGGGAAACCGCCCTGCGCGAAGCCGGGATCGTACTGGACGAGCGGCAACTGGCCGCCCACGTCGACGACTTCGCCCACCGGCAGATGCGCGCGATCCGCACCGTCCCCGCCACCGTCGACGCCTTCCGGCGTCTCGCGGCGGTCTACCAGCTCGGCGTCGTCACCAACGGCGACGCCGACCAGCAGCACGCCAAGCTCGAACAGGCCGGCCTCGACCCGTTCTTCGAGACCGTGGTGTGCGCGCTGGGCAACGGCCACCGCAAGCCGCATCCCGCACCGTTCCACCGGGCCTGCGAGGACCTGGCCGTCCGGCCCGAGGAGTGCCTATACGTCGGCGACGAGTGGACCGCCGACATCGTCGGCGCCCGCGCCGCCGGACTGCACCCGGTCTGGATCACCCCCACCGGGCAACCCCCGCCCGGATCGGCACCGACCACCCGCTTCACCAGCCTCGCCTCCTGCCTGAGAGCGCTGTGCGACCACGCCGCGCGCCGGCCCATCCGCGAAACGGAGCCCACGTGACCACCACGACTACCACCCTCCCGCCCCCGCCCCGGGCGAACACGGCCCACCCCGCCTACCCCGCCCCGCCCGTCTCCGGGAGCGCCGTCGCCTGCGACCTGCTGGGCCTGGTCCGCATTCCCGCCGCCGAGCTGCACCTCGCGGCCAACGCCGGCCTGGACCCCGCCCTGCTGGACACCTTCCTCCCGGCCGCCGGCGGCCCCCGGCCCGCGGCGGGCGCCCGCAACATCCGGCTCAGCCGGGGCCCGGCCTACTACCAGCCCCGTACGGCGCTGCCGTCCTGGGCGGCGCTGGGCGAAGCCCTCGGCCGCCTGGACCACCGGGCGCCGGGGCAGGCCCCGGCACTGCGGCACGCGCTGCTCGACAACCTCCACAACCTCGCCGCCGCCGGCGCCTACACCCTGTGGCACGGCCTCACCGACCGCCCCAGCCTCACCGACGATCCGCGCCCGGCCGCGCTGGAACGCCTGCTGGAGACCGCCACCTCCACCGCTGCCGCGCTTCACGGCCACCGCGCCGCCGGCCCGTTCGCCCCGCACCCCGGCGACCTCGCACTGCTGCAGGCCCACGAGGCGGGCTGGCGGGCCTTCCGGGAGCTCGACAACCCGGTCAAGATCGGCAACGAGCTGCGCTTCCTCGCCGAGCACGTACTGGCACCCCGGCCCGACATCACCGCCGTCCTCGCCCCGCTGTACGGGTCGCTGTCCCTCGCGCTGGCCGCCCGGACCGTCCTTCCCGCTCTGCTCGGCCGGCCGGTCGACGTGCACCTGGTCCGCCTTGGGTTCCACGACCAGGGCAACGTCGCATACCTCGGCGCCAGCGGCACCGTCCGCCACCGCGCCACAGCCCCCCGCGCCTACCGCGACCGCCTGACCGCCGCGGCCCGCGACACGACCCTGCTGGTCATCGACGACAACGTGGGCTACGGCGACACGCTGCGCGCCAGCCGCCAGCTGGTCGAGCAGCTCGGCGGTCGGGCCGTCACCCGCAGCGTCGAATCCGCGTGGACCCTCTACCACCGCTCCGGCCGGCACGACATCGCCGACGCCGCCGACCTGCCGAGCCTGCGCCCCAACCTGCACCACAGCATCCAGACCCGCCTGACCGGACACCTGCTGCGCGGCGACACCGGCGCCTACCTGAGCGACGGAGCCCACCGTACGGCGGGCACGCTGCACCGGCAGATGGCCGCCAGCTTCGACCTCGCGGTGAGCACCGGCACCTGGACCACCGCCCAACTGGCCGCCATGCGGGCCGAACTCGCCCACGCCGCCTCCTGGAACGAACCGCCCGCCCCCCGCCCGGCCGCGCTCGCCGCCGCCTGAACCCGGAGGCGCCCACATGCCCACCACCCCCACCCCGGGGACCGCTGCGGCCACCCTGCCCACTGCCCTTCACGCCGGGCCGCCCGGCCCGTGGCGGGTGAACGTCGACGTCCGCCACGGCACGGTCACCTCCCTCCCCGGCCTGCCGCCGGGACGGCTGCTCGCCGACCTCCTCGACGACGACGTGCCCACCGCCGTCATCGACCTCGACCGCTCCACCGGCACCAGCACCAGCACCGCGCTGCTGGAGACGGCCGTGCGCCACCACCCCGGCCGGCTGTGGGCCGGCGGCCGACTGGCCCCGCGCGACCCGGCCGTCCGCCGCCTCCTAGACGCGGGCGCCGCCGGTGTCCTGCTCGGCTCCACCGGCCTGCTCCCCGACGGACGCCTCGACCCGCACGCCTGGCCGGACTTCACCACCCTCGCGGACGCCGGACAACTGATGCTGTCCCTCGACGCCGTGGACGGGCGGATCGTCACCGACGGCTTCACCCGCACCACCAACGTGGCGCTCACCGACGCCCTGGACGCCCTCCTCGACGCCACCGGCGGCACCCAGCCCGTCCTGATCACCGACGCCCGCGCGGCAACCCACCGCACCCCGCCCCCCTGGCAGGTCCTCGACCGCCTCGCGGGCCGCCACCCGCATGCCTTCCTCTGGTACGCCGGCGGCCTGTCCGGGTGGGCCGACCTGACGCGCCTGTGGCATGCCGGCTGGGGCGCCGTCGTCGGCCGCGCCTACCTCACCGCTCCCCGCGGTCTGCCCGACGCCGAAGGCCGCCTTCACCGCACCCCGCCTACGGAGAACCGGACATGACCCAGCCCGCCCCCGCGCCCGCCCCGACGCCCGACGGTGATCCGTGGTGGATCAGCAACTACCGCGGCACCGGCTACCTGGAGCGCTACGGCAGCCACGACGGCGCCACCACCCGACGTGACGTCGCCTTCCTCGCCGCCCGCCTCGCCCTGCAGACCGATCACACGATCCTCGACCTGTGCTGCGCTTTCGCCCGGCACACGGCCGAGCTGACCCGCCGCGGCTACACCCACACCACCGGCGTCGACCTGTCCCAGGACCTCCTCGACCACGCCGCCGCCACCGCCGCGGCGGACGGCGAGCGGATCAACCTGTTGCACGCGGACGTCCGCGGCCTTCCCCTGGACGACGGCTGCGCCGACGCCGTCCTGCTCCTGTTCAACTCCTTCGGCTTCCTCGACACCACCGACGAGGACCTCGGGGTCCTGCGCGAAGCCTTCCGTGTCCTGCGCCCCGGCGGCCGCATGGCCATGGACCACTTCACCCCGCACCCCGACACCACCGGCATGGGAACCCGCACCGTCCGCGGCGATCACGCCGAAACCACCCAGCAGGTCACCTGGGACCCCGCCACGCGCAGACTCAATCGGCACACCACCACCGCCTACGACGACGGCACCACGGACACCAGCCACAGCTCGGTCCGCCTCTACACCCCTGCGGAGCTGACCGAGTTGCTGCACGCGGCCGGCTTTGTCGTCGACGAGCAGTTCGGCGGCTACGACGCCCGCCCCCTCACCGCCGACAGCAGCCGCCACCTGGTGACCGCGCACCGGCCCTGACCCGCCGTACGCCCGGGTCGGCCGTGCGGCGCCGGAAAACAAAGCCGGGCCCGACCGCGTTCAGCGGCCGGGCCCGGCGTCGTTTCCGGGAGGGAGCGTGCTCAGACCAGGCGGACCGGGAGCCCGTACCGCTTGGCGAGCTCGGCCTTGATCTCCGCGACCGGGACGGTGCGCTCCATGCGCGGCGAGTACAGCAGCGAGCTGACGATCGCCGCTGACGCGCCCGCTTCGGTGAACGCCGCCGCCGCGTGCTCGGCTGAACCGGCGCCGCCGGAGGCGATCACCGGCAGGTTGACCGCCTCGGCGATCTGGCGGGTGATCTCCAGGTCGTAGCCCTCGTGTGTGCCGTCCTGGTCGATGGAGTTGACGCAGATCTCCCCGGCCCCCAGCTCCTCGCCACGGCGCGCCCACACGATGGCGTCCATGCCGGTGGCCTGCCGGGCCCCGTCGATGAACACCTCGTACCCGCTGGGGATCTCGGCCGTGACCGGGACGCGCTTGACCTGCATGGACTGCACGATGCACTGGCGGCCGAACTCGGCCGACCCCTCGGTGATGATCGTGGGATTGCGCACCGCCATCGAGTCCAGGCTGATCTTCTCCGCGCCGGCGGCAAGCACCGCGTGCATGTCCTCCAGCGACCGGATCCCGCCGCCCACCGTCAGCGGCACGAACACCGTCTCGGCGACCTTGCGGATCGTGGCCAGGTCCGCCTGGCGGCGCTGCGCGCTGGCGAGGATGTCGTAGAAGATGATCTCGTCGATGCCGTCCGCGTACACCGACGCGGCGACCTCGGCGGCGTCGCCGACGTCGATGTTGTCCTCGAAGCGGCGGGCCTTGGTGACCCGGCCGTCGATGATGTCGAAGCAGGCGATGAGCCGGGTGGTCAGCCCGGTCGCGACGTTCAGGCCGGGCACAGCTCCTCCTGCGGGGTCTTGGCGAACCGCTCGAGGAGGTCCAGCCCCAGCGGGCCGGACTTCTCGGTGTGGAACTGCGTGGCCATGATGTTGCCGCGTGCGACGGCAGAGGTGAACGGCAGGCCGTACTCCGTAGTGGCCGCGATGTCCCCTGTGTCTGAGGGGTCGGCGTAGTAGCTGTTCACGAAGTAGAAGTGACCCGCTTCCGGCAGGCCGGCCAGGAAGGGATGGGTCGAGGTGCGGTGTACCTGGTTCCAGCCCATCTGCGGCACCCGCACGTCGGCGGCGTTGAAGGCCCGTACGGTCCCGGGCAGCCAGCCCAGGCATGTCGCGTCCTGTTCCTCGCTTGTCTCGAAGAGGACCTGCAGGCCCACGCAGATGCCCAGGAACGGGGTGCGGCCTTCGATAACCCGGGCGTGAAGCGCCTCGGGCCATCCGGCTTCGGACAGGTAGGTCATCGTGGTCCCGGCTGATCCGACGCCAGGAAGGATGATCCGGTCGATGCCGTCGAGTTGCGTGGGCGAGGTGAGCAGACGGTTCGGCACACCGAGGA
Above is a genomic segment from Streptomyces sp. NBC_01426 containing:
- a CDS encoding methyltransferase domain-containing protein, giving the protein MTGSTATGPSGAFPAGRTLPDPATVSGIERVAAFYDADPEREWQRTRSGPYHRLETEVIHQQVLAGLRPGSRILDIGSGPGVHALELARRGHMVALSDLSANSLDSARARFRQAGLEGHLLGTQHGPAQHLVPPSGQFDAVLMFGPLYHLLDDADAVEAVRRAATALAPGGRFHAIFLTRTSVLRDLLKRGRFTEMTALTGGGYLDHGRYEPLPAVSADDYMPPTRTHRLTEAEDLLAAAGLEVTDRYSLEGVAAWMRPYVDQAAADQEAFTALSRAVRETTQAGELLEAGDHFLLSAAPAGLPRPRPRTRTGAGRADLVGRHRGVLAGADGRITFAPALIRHGGRRLLAVTTGPADARTYIPRQLPGRAPEPWYTGGRNRIVLTALPEPGGPVSLDGARPLPVPDGCDDVTGVSLVVHQEALHAYFSARPDGGAWSIYRTVSRDGGTTWAAPHLALAPAAEDGASDGEHVLLPAVLHRGGAWWMWYAGRDGHHRRIHLATSTDGIVWQRNGVVVTTGPAGAPDAYAADCPAVAASSDGGLLMVYGAGTSRSLAAAHSRDGLTWRPLGAVLHRGGPGSPDSRYAFYPALLPEGGGRIRLLYAGEDDQARWTVLDAGVLDAALLAERPAPLPLTDEIAAAVDRVRDEVPAPYWEIPEDCHAPAPAYASPDGALAQLRPSSTPVFAARTTAGTVVVKPGRGRAFAEREHTGLQALARHLPVPATALHYRGEDATLVSQAVDGIPLRDLAATDPGRFLTVLGEVAARLVHGATATLTPRREDDVDHSLQTPAVLSGWVEDLAHRLRPWADHTLHLNGAPTHLSCRSLIHLARRSLTPAAPGGWLVHATGDLHLGNVLVHPTEPRWWVIDAEFAGMHDLDQTLAKLAGSCLKHTGLLADAAVREHRGVLQVTCPLAEPLGGQLLETTWLLDRFDGLPLDRARILGLLMPDLYFRLTRDENAPAAAEGLAALALAARMTGHGAAQ
- a CDS encoding HAD family hydrolase, producing the protein MTPTPHQPLVPPMPAVTTVLFDIDNTLIPTRAIWQHALDTVATRLAGAHPGVSAAVIASTYVHTSDRLWGDYDRALAPLGSHTAARRHVWETALREAGIVLDERQLAAHVDDFAHRQMRAIRTVPATVDAFRRLAAVYQLGVVTNGDADQQHAKLEQAGLDPFFETVVCALGNGHRKPHPAPFHRACEDLAVRPEECLYVGDEWTADIVGARAAGLHPVWITPTGQPPPGSAPTTRFTSLASCLRALCDHAARRPIRETEPT
- a CDS encoding phosphoribosyltransferase, with the protein product MTTTTTTLPPPPRANTAHPAYPAPPVSGSAVACDLLGLVRIPAAELHLAANAGLDPALLDTFLPAAGGPRPAAGARNIRLSRGPAYYQPRTALPSWAALGEALGRLDHRAPGQAPALRHALLDNLHNLAAAGAYTLWHGLTDRPSLTDDPRPAALERLLETATSTAAALHGHRAAGPFAPHPGDLALLQAHEAGWRAFRELDNPVKIGNELRFLAEHVLAPRPDITAVLAPLYGSLSLALAARTVLPALLGRPVDVHLVRLGFHDQGNVAYLGASGTVRHRATAPRAYRDRLTAAARDTTLLVIDDNVGYGDTLRASRQLVEQLGGRAVTRSVESAWTLYHRSGRHDIADAADLPSLRPNLHHSIQTRLTGHLLRGDTGAYLSDGAHRTAGTLHRQMAASFDLAVSTGTWTTAQLAAMRAELAHAASWNEPPAPRPAALAAA
- a CDS encoding HisA/HisF-related TIM barrel protein, yielding MPTTPTPGTAAATLPTALHAGPPGPWRVNVDVRHGTVTSLPGLPPGRLLADLLDDDVPTAVIDLDRSTGTSTSTALLETAVRHHPGRLWAGGRLAPRDPAVRRLLDAGAAGVLLGSTGLLPDGRLDPHAWPDFTTLADAGQLMLSLDAVDGRIVTDGFTRTTNVALTDALDALLDATGGTQPVLITDARAATHRTPPPWQVLDRLAGRHPHAFLWYAGGLSGWADLTRLWHAGWGAVVGRAYLTAPRGLPDAEGRLHRTPPTENRT
- a CDS encoding class I SAM-dependent methyltransferase, which produces MTQPAPAPAPTPDGDPWWISNYRGTGYLERYGSHDGATTRRDVAFLAARLALQTDHTILDLCCAFARHTAELTRRGYTHTTGVDLSQDLLDHAAATAAADGERINLLHADVRGLPLDDGCADAVLLLFNSFGFLDTTDEDLGVLREAFRVLRPGGRMAMDHFTPHPDTTGMGTRTVRGDHAETTQQVTWDPATRRLNRHTTTAYDDGTTDTSHSSVRLYTPAELTELLHAAGFVVDEQFGGYDARPLTADSSRHLVTAHRP
- the hisF gene encoding imidazole glycerol phosphate synthase subunit HisF — encoded protein: MPGLNVATGLTTRLIACFDIIDGRVTKARRFEDNIDVGDAAEVAASVYADGIDEIIFYDILASAQRRQADLATIRKVAETVFVPLTVGGGIRSLEDMHAVLAAGAEKISLDSMAVRNPTIITEGSAEFGRQCIVQSMQVKRVPVTAEIPSGYEVFIDGARQATGMDAIVWARRGEELGAGEICVNSIDQDGTHEGYDLEITRQIAEAVNLPVIASGGAGSAEHAAAAFTEAGASAAIVSSLLYSPRMERTVPVAEIKAELAKRYGLPVRLV
- the hisH gene encoding imidazole glycerol phosphate synthase subunit HisH, which codes for MQDDRPVVGVIDYRTGNSQSVVHALNFLGVPNRLLTSPTQLDGIDRIILPGVGSAGTTMTYLSEAGWPEALHARVIEGRTPFLGICVGLQVLFETSEEQDATCLGWLPGTVRAFNAADVRVPQMGWNQVHRTSTHPFLAGLPEAGHFYFVNSYYADPSDTGDIAATTEYGLPFTSAVARGNIMATQFHTEKSGPLGLDLLERFAKTPQEELCPA